One genomic region from Mesorhizobium terrae encodes:
- a CDS encoding SDR family NAD(P)-dependent oxidoreductase produces the protein MTGRLQGKVAIVSGGATGMGGAASRLFAAEGAKVAIVDRNAEASAAAVAEIEAAGGEAAYFTADVSDEAQVEAAVKAAAETLGAATVLFNHAGTIVIKPFLDTTVTEWDWLHAVNVRSMFLMTRAVLPGMIAAGGGSIVCTSSISAVAATPMEVLYDTTKGACHMFARAIAVEFRDRNIRCNAVCPGFIRTPHGLREVAELQRLGVDVSEAAIAAQQGRIGEPEEVAKAALFLASDESSFVNGAHLFVDNAFTAI, from the coding sequence ATGACTGGAAGACTGCAAGGTAAGGTGGCGATCGTCTCGGGCGGTGCGACGGGCATGGGCGGCGCTGCCTCGCGCCTCTTCGCGGCAGAAGGCGCGAAGGTGGCGATCGTCGACCGCAACGCGGAAGCCTCGGCGGCCGCCGTTGCCGAGATCGAGGCGGCCGGCGGCGAGGCCGCCTATTTCACCGCCGATGTCTCGGACGAGGCCCAGGTCGAAGCGGCGGTGAAGGCGGCGGCGGAAACTCTTGGGGCGGCGACCGTGCTGTTCAACCATGCCGGCACCATCGTCATCAAGCCGTTCCTGGACACCACGGTGACGGAATGGGATTGGCTGCATGCCGTCAACGTGCGCTCGATGTTCCTGATGACGCGCGCGGTGCTGCCGGGCATGATCGCGGCCGGCGGCGGCTCCATCGTCTGCACCTCGTCCATTTCGGCGGTGGCGGCGACGCCGATGGAGGTGCTCTACGACACCACCAAGGGCGCCTGCCACATGTTCGCGCGCGCAATCGCCGTCGAGTTCCGCGACAGGAACATCCGCTGCAACGCTGTCTGCCCCGGCTTCATCCGCACGCCGCACGGCTTGCGTGAAGTTGCGGAATTGCAGCGGCTCGGCGTCGATGTCTCCGAGGCGGCGATTGCCGCCCAGCAGGGCCGCATCGGCGAACCGGAGGAGGTGGCGAAGGCGGCGCTGTTCCTGGCCAGCGACGAATCGAGCTTCGTCAACGGCGCGCACCTGTTCGTCGACAACGCCTTTACGGCGATCTGA
- a CDS encoding DUF2293 domain-containing protein, with protein MTAPTGRRRAIAKALTALLPLAPYADMERIRTDAGAVHMKTLPPGIAVWLATIAHVRHQHTDYEKLLAEGYDRDSARFFVVGQTNEVLTRWRATRLLDPDDDED; from the coding sequence ATGACCGCGCCGACCGGCCGCCGCCGCGCCATCGCCAAGGCGCTCACCGCACTTTTGCCGCTGGCGCCTTATGCCGACATGGAGCGCATCCGCACCGACGCCGGCGCCGTGCATATGAAGACCTTGCCGCCAGGCATCGCGGTGTGGCTGGCGACGATTGCCCATGTCCGCCACCAGCACACCGATTACGAGAAGCTGCTGGCGGAAGGCTATGACCGCGACTCGGCGCGTTTCTTTGTCGTCGGCCAGACCAACGAGGTGCTGACACGCTGGCGCGCCACCCGCCTGCTCGACCCGGATGACGACGAAGACTAG
- the tsaA gene encoding tRNA (N6-threonylcarbamoyladenosine(37)-N6)-methyltransferase TrmO: protein MFEMRDGEVRLADDPAMLDPDGHLVFIGRVLSPWMAREDCPKNMRAARETSQPAALLIDEPYRPGLTGLERANHIHVLTWMHHAPRNLIVQKPRHATEAKGVFALRSPARPNPVGLHSVRLVSLDIAAGRLEIETIDALDGTPIIDIKPYFPSVDVLADALMPDRGER, encoded by the coding sequence ATGTTTGAGATGCGCGACGGAGAGGTACGACTAGCCGACGATCCGGCCATGCTGGACCCGGACGGTCATCTCGTCTTCATCGGCCGCGTTCTGTCGCCCTGGATGGCGCGGGAGGACTGTCCGAAGAACATGCGCGCCGCGAGAGAGACCAGCCAGCCGGCGGCATTGCTGATCGACGAGCCTTATCGCCCCGGCCTGACCGGATTGGAGCGCGCCAACCATATCCATGTGCTGACCTGGATGCACCACGCGCCGCGGAATCTGATTGTGCAGAAACCACGCCATGCTACGGAAGCCAAAGGCGTTTTCGCGCTGCGGTCGCCGGCCCGGCCGAACCCCGTCGGCCTGCATTCGGTGCGGCTTGTCTCGCTCGATATCGCGGCGGGCAGACTGGAGATCGAGACCATCGACGCGCTAGACGGCACGCCGATCATCGACATCAAGCCTTATTTTCCCTCGGTCGATGTTTTGGCCGACGCACTGATGCCGGACCGGGGTGAGCGATGA
- a CDS encoding ArsR/SmtB family transcription factor: MHVALDTMVDTLKAAAESSRLRILALLARGDLTVSDLTEILGQSQPRVSRHLKLLLDAGLIGRYQEGSWAFFRLSDLDNARDFVLRLIGGIRADDPQGERDLERLATVKRKRQDRAAEYFSTNAASWDEIRSLHVPERAVEAALLKLVGKRPFQSMLDLGTGTGRLLEIFAPLYRRGVGIDMSREMLAVARANLDKAGVAHAQVRQGDILSPPVERDSFDLITIHQVLHYLDDPAAAIRAAARLLRPSGRLIIVDFAAHALEFLRDEHAHQRLGFSDRQIAEWFTEAGLDLEESQDFEPRGGSDAKLTVKLWLGRDRRLLIADPIPETQSVREIA, encoded by the coding sequence ATGCATGTCGCACTCGACACGATGGTAGATACATTGAAGGCGGCGGCCGAATCCAGCCGGTTGCGCATTCTGGCGCTTTTGGCGCGCGGCGACCTCACGGTTTCCGACCTCACCGAAATCCTTGGTCAGTCGCAACCGCGTGTCTCGCGCCATCTCAAATTGCTGCTCGATGCCGGGTTGATCGGTCGTTACCAGGAAGGGTCCTGGGCCTTCTTCCGCCTCTCCGACCTCGACAATGCACGCGACTTCGTGCTCAGGCTGATTGGCGGCATCCGCGCCGACGATCCGCAAGGCGAGCGCGATCTTGAGCGGCTGGCGACGGTCAAACGCAAGCGCCAGGACCGCGCTGCCGAATATTTCTCCACCAACGCCGCGAGCTGGGACGAAATCCGTTCGCTGCACGTGCCGGAGCGCGCGGTCGAGGCGGCTTTGCTCAAACTGGTCGGCAAGCGGCCGTTCCAGTCGATGCTCGATCTCGGCACCGGCACCGGCCGCCTGCTCGAAATTTTCGCGCCGCTCTACCGGCGTGGCGTCGGCATCGATATGTCGCGTGAGATGCTGGCGGTGGCCCGCGCCAATCTCGACAAGGCCGGCGTGGCGCATGCGCAGGTGCGCCAAGGCGATATCCTTTCGCCACCGGTGGAACGCGATTCTTTCGACCTGATCACCATCCATCAGGTGCTGCATTATCTTGACGATCCGGCGGCCGCCATTCGCGCCGCGGCGCGGCTGCTGCGCCCGTCCGGGCGGTTGATCATCGTCGATTTCGCCGCGCACGCGCTGGAGTTCCTGCGCGACGAGCATGCGCATCAGCGCCTCGGCTTCTCAGACCGGCAGATCGCCGAATGGTTCACCGAAGCCGGTCTCGATCTTGAGGAGAGCCAGGATTTCGAACCGCGCGGCGGCTCCGACGCCAAGCTCACCGTCAAATTGTGGCTCGGTCGCGACCGGCGCCTGCTGATCGCCGATCCCATCCCCGAAACCCAATCCGTGCGGGAAATCGCCTGA
- the metF gene encoding methylenetetrahydrofolate reductase [NAD(P)H] yields MNQFRLSRRPDIGDKIRVSFEFFPPKTDEMEARLWETVKRLEPLRPNFVSVTYGAGGSTRERTARTVRRILTETGVPAAAHLTCVGATREEVDAVIRDFSATGIKRFVALRGDPASGVGQAYTPHPGGYQNGAELVAGLKGIADFDISVAAYPEKHPESPDFATDIEMLKRKVDNGAKRAITQFFFDNDLYERYVERVRRAGIYIPIVPGIQPVHSFRQVANFATRAGAHVPAWLAERFEGLDNDPQTHALVASAVAAEQVLDLVERGVGDFHFYTMNRADLVFAICHMIGIRAHQPAAEAAVPASHTATVAKAGPAAA; encoded by the coding sequence ATGAACCAGTTCCGCCTTTCCCGCCGCCCCGACATCGGCGACAAGATCCGGGTTTCGTTCGAGTTCTTCCCGCCGAAGACCGACGAGATGGAAGCCAGGCTGTGGGAGACGGTCAAGCGGCTGGAACCGCTGAGGCCGAACTTCGTCTCCGTCACCTATGGCGCCGGCGGCTCGACACGCGAACGCACGGCACGCACGGTGCGTCGTATCCTCACCGAAACCGGCGTTCCGGCGGCGGCGCATCTCACCTGCGTCGGTGCGACGCGCGAGGAGGTGGACGCGGTGATCCGCGATTTTTCCGCCACCGGCATCAAGCGTTTCGTCGCGCTGCGCGGCGATCCGGCCTCCGGCGTTGGCCAGGCCTATACGCCGCATCCCGGCGGCTATCAGAACGGCGCCGAACTGGTGGCGGGCCTGAAGGGGATCGCCGATTTCGACATTTCGGTCGCCGCTTATCCGGAAAAGCATCCGGAGAGCCCAGACTTCGCCACCGACATCGAAATGCTGAAGCGCAAGGTGGACAATGGCGCCAAGCGGGCGATCACCCAGTTCTTCTTCGACAACGATCTCTACGAACGTTACGTCGAGCGTGTGCGCCGCGCCGGTATCTACATCCCGATCGTGCCGGGCATTCAGCCGGTGCACAGTTTCCGGCAGGTGGCGAACTTCGCCACGCGCGCCGGCGCCCATGTGCCAGCCTGGCTGGCCGAGCGTTTCGAAGGGCTGGACAACGACCCGCAGACCCATGCGCTGGTCGCTTCCGCCGTAGCGGCCGAGCAGGTGCTCGATCTTGTCGAGCGTGGCGTCGGCGACTTCCATTTCTACACGATGAACCGCGCCGACCTCGTCTTCGCCATCTGCCACATGATCGGCATCCGCGCGCACCAGCCGGCTGCGGAAGCTGCGGTGCCGGCAAGCCACACGGCAACGGTTGCCAAGGCGGGACCGGCCGCCGCCTGA
- a CDS encoding YdeI/OmpD-associated family protein: MRIDEPSTRDDFPMLAVASSAEWRAWLETNGRTARGVSLLIRHKTSEAPGIHFHQAIEDALCYGWADGRASRRDTDSFHLTFSPRPVDGVWDRISRERAESLIDRGLMREPGLAAIRLARSAGNWETAAGAFPASLPVDLRQEFDKNRAAYRNFERLPTPSRRLILDWISRAGQQQTRQRRIEQAVAMAEGVAGNTGTSASS; this comes from the coding sequence ATGCGGATCGACGAACCCAGCACCCGCGACGATTTCCCGATGCTTGCCGTCGCCTCCAGCGCGGAGTGGCGCGCTTGGCTGGAAACCAATGGGCGCACCGCCCGAGGCGTGAGCCTCCTCATCCGTCACAAGACCAGCGAGGCGCCGGGCATCCACTTCCATCAGGCGATCGAGGATGCGCTCTGCTACGGCTGGGCCGACGGCCGGGCTTCGCGGCGCGACACCGACAGTTTCCACCTCACCTTTTCGCCGCGTCCGGTCGACGGCGTCTGGGACAGGATCAGCCGCGAACGCGCCGAAAGCCTGATCGACAGGGGCCTGATGCGGGAGCCCGGCCTTGCCGCCATACGCCTGGCCAGAAGCGCCGGCAACTGGGAGACAGCGGCCGGCGCCTTCCCGGCCAGCCTGCCGGTCGATCTGCGGCAGGAGTTCGACAAGAACCGCGCCGCCTACCGCAATTTCGAACGGCTGCCGACACCGTCCAGGCGGCTAATCCTCGACTGGATCAGCCGGGCCGGGCAGCAGCAGACGCGACAGCGCCGCATCGAGCAGGCAGTCGCGATGGCGGAGGGTGTGGCTGGAAACACTGGCACATCCGCCTCCTCCTGA
- a CDS encoding DMT family transporter, with product MSTATTQTVSTGPMSARDWGQLLLLGAIWGGSFFFARIAVAEMHPLVLVLFRVAIAAAALHVFLLLRGPSFQLALPHAGLFFLLALTNNVIPFALIFAGQTQLGAGIASVLNATTPFWTLIVANAMTTDEKLSVNKLAGIGLGIAGTAVMVGPGVLAGLGGPVWPKFALIGASLSYAFALMVARRLKSVPPPVLATGQLTASTIIMIPVALLAVGPGGLFVASTPVWTAVFGLALLSTAFAYILYFNLVASAGATNASLVTLIVPVSAILLGIAFLGERIELLELIGMVLIGLGLVTIDGRLFARR from the coding sequence ATGAGCACCGCAACGACACAGACCGTTTCCACCGGGCCGATGAGCGCGAGGGACTGGGGCCAGCTTCTGCTGCTCGGCGCCATCTGGGGCGGCTCGTTCTTTTTCGCCCGCATCGCGGTAGCGGAAATGCACCCGCTGGTGCTGGTGTTGTTTCGCGTGGCGATCGCGGCGGCCGCACTGCATGTCTTCCTCCTCCTGCGCGGCCCCTCCTTCCAGCTGGCGCTGCCCCATGCCGGCCTGTTCTTCCTGCTGGCGCTCACCAACAACGTCATCCCCTTCGCGCTGATCTTCGCCGGCCAGACCCAGCTCGGCGCAGGTATAGCCTCGGTGCTCAACGCGACGACGCCGTTCTGGACGTTGATCGTCGCCAATGCGATGACCACCGACGAGAAACTGTCCGTGAACAAGCTCGCCGGCATCGGCCTCGGCATCGCCGGCACCGCCGTCATGGTCGGCCCGGGCGTACTGGCGGGCCTTGGCGGACCGGTCTGGCCGAAATTCGCGCTGATCGGTGCCTCGCTCTCCTATGCCTTCGCACTGATGGTGGCGCGGCGGCTGAAGAGCGTACCGCCGCCGGTGTTGGCGACTGGCCAGTTGACCGCCTCCACCATCATCATGATCCCGGTTGCGCTGCTTGCCGTCGGACCGGGCGGCTTGTTCGTGGCGAGCACGCCGGTGTGGACTGCTGTGTTCGGCCTGGCATTGTTGTCCACCGCCTTCGCCTACATCCTTTATTTCAACCTGGTCGCCTCCGCCGGAGCTACCAACGCGTCGCTGGTGACGCTGATCGTGCCGGTCAGCGCCATCCTGCTTGGCATCGCTTTCCTGGGCGAGCGCATCGAGCTGCTCGAGCTTATCGGGATGGTGCTGATCGGGCTTGGCCTGGTCACCATAGACGGGCGTCTTTTCGCCCGTCGCTGA
- a CDS encoding alanine racemase: MQRFENAREAALALRPDDPIYCFRPQVLKDDARQFMQMFPGKTAYAVKTNGEQIVLKALAEAGVTAFDVASPGEFAAVRAISPDAEMLYMHPIKAQSDIKLALEKYGIRVIAVDHEDEITKLTRVVRALDIDPGAITVFVRVQTKGHAAYELSKKFGAGPANAVELAERLARTGYKVGLCFHVGSQIEDPDTYERALASADWVRNRLSFDLAGLDVGGGFPAEYGHDPNRKHVEMPSLGQIMSRLSGDLKEYGFDQMPLVAEPGRVIVARCLSLIVRVLLRKGRRLYINDGIWASLSDSWTGKITLPARFIPDPAIRSRNGSEKNIVPFKVCGATCDSVDILSRPFWLPETVDTGDWIEIGHIGAYSLSLRTRFNGFYPDTFVEVTTPFDEGEAPQGFASLETMAD; encoded by the coding sequence ATGCAGCGATTCGAAAACGCCCGCGAGGCAGCCCTCGCGCTCCGCCCCGACGATCCGATCTATTGCTTCCGCCCTCAGGTGCTGAAGGACGATGCCCGGCAATTCATGCAGATGTTTCCGGGCAAGACCGCCTATGCGGTCAAGACCAATGGCGAGCAGATCGTGCTGAAAGCGCTGGCCGAGGCAGGCGTTACCGCCTTCGACGTGGCGTCTCCAGGTGAATTCGCCGCCGTGCGCGCCATCTCGCCGGATGCGGAAATGCTCTACATGCACCCGATCAAGGCGCAGTCGGACATCAAGCTGGCGCTGGAGAAATACGGCATCCGCGTCATCGCCGTCGACCATGAGGACGAGATCACCAAGCTGACGCGGGTGGTGCGCGCGCTCGACATCGACCCCGGTGCGATCACCGTCTTTGTCCGTGTCCAGACCAAGGGCCACGCCGCCTATGAGCTGTCGAAGAAGTTCGGCGCCGGGCCGGCCAACGCGGTGGAACTGGCGGAGCGGCTGGCGCGCACCGGCTACAAGGTCGGGCTGTGCTTCCATGTCGGCAGCCAGATCGAGGACCCCGACACCTATGAGCGGGCACTCGCCTCGGCCGACTGGGTGCGCAACCGGCTCTCCTTCGATCTCGCCGGGCTCGATGTCGGCGGCGGCTTCCCGGCCGAATATGGCCACGACCCGAACCGCAAGCATGTCGAAATGCCGTCGCTCGGCCAGATCATGTCCAGGCTGTCCGGCGATCTCAAGGAATACGGTTTTGACCAGATGCCGCTGGTGGCCGAACCCGGCCGGGTGATCGTGGCGCGCTGCCTGTCGCTGATCGTGCGTGTGTTGCTGCGCAAGGGCAGGCGGCTCTACATCAATGACGGCATCTGGGCGTCACTGTCGGATTCGTGGACCGGCAAGATCACGCTGCCGGCGCGTTTCATCCCCGATCCCGCGATCCGCTCGCGCAACGGCTCGGAAAAGAACATCGTGCCGTTCAAGGTGTGCGGGGCGACCTGCGATTCCGTCGACATCCTGTCGCGGCCGTTCTGGCTGCCGGAAACGGTGGATACCGGCGACTGGATCGAGATCGGCCATATCGGCGCCTATTCGCTGTCGCTGCGCACCCGCTTCAACGGCTTTTATCCAGACACCTTCGTGGAAGTGACGACGCCCTTCGACGAGGGCGAGGCGCCGCAGGGCTTCGCCAGTCTGGAGACGATGGCGGATTGA
- a CDS encoding MliC family protein has translation MKGIAFLAGSLLAMTVVASATTVAIKLPGKEKPQTTKATYTCPGRKMTVTYINTSANQFAVLDLGKTTVVTVSVISGSGARYVGQQYEWWTKGKEATFTDLMQNPQKPVTCTEAK, from the coding sequence GTGAAAGGCATTGCATTTCTCGCAGGCTCGCTGCTGGCGATGACTGTCGTCGCATCGGCGACGACCGTGGCGATCAAGCTGCCGGGGAAGGAAAAACCTCAGACCACAAAAGCGACCTACACCTGCCCCGGGCGCAAAATGACGGTCACCTACATCAACACCAGCGCCAACCAGTTCGCCGTGCTGGATCTCGGCAAGACCACCGTCGTCACCGTTTCGGTGATCAGCGGTTCCGGCGCGCGCTATGTCGGGCAGCAATACGAGTGGTGGACCAAGGGCAAGGAAGCGACCTTCACCGACCTGATGCAGAACCCGCAGAAACCGGTGACCTGCACCGAAGCCAAATAG
- a CDS encoding lytic murein transglycosylase, with the protein MRLRSQLIAALLPVLVAAPAMAQESAPTQQQVTPAAGVQPDAGAGAQFDPTAAPCGGDFDAWKQGITEEAKAAGVGAAGLEALEDSRIDTRVLARDRSQGVFSQTFTQFSGRMISAYRLKQGAAMMQKYGSVFARAQQEFGVQPAIVTAFWALETDFGAVQGDFGTLNALVTLSHDCRRPATFRRQIVPLLKLIDRGDLPADVKGAWAGEIGQTQMLPIDYLEDSVDGDGDGKVDLRNSAPDVIMTTAKKLEIKGWKRDQPWVQEVRVPDTLPWEQTARTNKMLISQWNAWGLTNPDGSPLKDNGLKAGLALPMGRKGPAFLTYENFDVYIEWNQSFTYALTAAVLATRFAGAPAYDPRDPEPGLSMDQMKELQNKLEAKGYDVGKVDGILGTNTRDAVRKEQIRLGIPADGWPTPDLLAKLSS; encoded by the coding sequence ATGCGACTGCGCTCCCAGCTCATTGCTGCGCTGCTGCCGGTATTGGTGGCAGCTCCCGCCATGGCGCAGGAATCCGCGCCCACGCAACAGCAGGTTACCCCCGCTGCCGGCGTCCAGCCCGATGCCGGCGCCGGCGCACAGTTTGACCCGACTGCAGCACCTTGCGGCGGCGACTTCGATGCCTGGAAGCAGGGCATCACCGAGGAGGCCAAGGCCGCCGGCGTCGGCGCCGCCGGCCTCGAGGCGCTCGAGGATTCGCGCATCGACACCCGCGTCCTGGCGCGCGACCGCTCGCAAGGCGTGTTCTCGCAGACCTTCACCCAGTTCTCCGGCCGCATGATCTCGGCCTACCGGCTGAAGCAAGGCGCCGCGATGATGCAGAAATACGGCTCGGTCTTCGCCCGCGCCCAGCAGGAATTCGGCGTGCAGCCGGCCATCGTCACCGCATTCTGGGCGCTGGAGACCGATTTCGGCGCCGTCCAGGGCGATTTCGGCACGCTGAACGCGCTGGTCACGCTGTCGCATGACTGCCGCCGCCCGGCCACCTTCCGTCGCCAGATCGTGCCGCTGCTCAAGCTGATCGACCGCGGCGACCTGCCCGCCGACGTCAAGGGCGCCTGGGCCGGTGAGATCGGCCAGACCCAGATGCTGCCGATCGACTATCTGGAAGACAGCGTCGATGGCGACGGCGACGGCAAGGTCGACCTGCGCAACAGCGCGCCCGACGTCATCATGACCACCGCCAAGAAGCTCGAGATCAAGGGCTGGAAGCGCGATCAACCCTGGGTGCAGGAAGTGCGCGTGCCCGACACCTTGCCCTGGGAACAGACGGCGCGCACCAACAAGATGCTGATCAGCCAGTGGAACGCATGGGGCCTCACCAATCCCGACGGCTCGCCGCTCAAGGACAACGGACTGAAGGCCGGCCTGGCGTTACCGATGGGCCGCAAGGGCCCCGCCTTCCTGACCTACGAGAACTTCGACGTTTATATCGAGTGGAACCAGTCCTTCACCTATGCGCTGACCGCCGCCGTTCTGGCGACCCGCTTTGCCGGCGCCCCGGCCTATGACCCGCGCGATCCCGAGCCCGGCCTCAGCATGGACCAGATGAAGGAGCTGCAGAACAAACTGGAAGCCAAGGGCTACGACGTCGGCAAGGTCGACGGCATCCTCGGCACCAACACGCGCGATGCCGTGCGCAAGGAGCAGATCAGGCTCGGCATTCCAGCCGACGGCTGGCCGACGCCGGACCTGCTCGCGAAGCTCTCGTCGTAG
- a CDS encoding glycoside hydrolase family 25 protein — MRRLAIAFSLLALSACSTVDTLSPVASGSGSSSGAGSVVVRAPRFADSNPHEWDSGAPWNYAVHGTDVSKYQTSVDWPKARANGVSFAFIKATEGGDRVDDMFAEHWRSTKAAGVPRAAYHFYYFCRPAAEQARWFIENVPNERSSMPPVLDMEWNPQSPTCKLRPPAETVRSEMTIFLQMVEKHYGKKPIIYTSVDFFDDNNLSTFRGYPYWLRSVAGHPTKKYGSHPFTFWQYTGTGVIPGMKGDADINVFNGTEAAWNKWLRQNTR; from the coding sequence ATGCGCCGTCTCGCGATCGCCTTTTCCCTGCTGGCGCTTTCCGCCTGTTCTACGGTCGACACGCTTAGCCCGGTGGCGTCCGGCTCGGGCTCCAGTTCCGGCGCCGGCTCCGTGGTCGTGCGGGCACCCCGCTTCGCCGATTCCAACCCGCATGAATGGGACAGTGGCGCGCCCTGGAACTATGCCGTCCACGGCACCGACGTGTCCAAATACCAGACATCCGTCGACTGGCCGAAGGCGAGAGCCAACGGCGTTTCCTTCGCCTTTATCAAGGCGACGGAGGGCGGCGACCGCGTCGACGACATGTTCGCAGAGCATTGGCGCAGCACGAAAGCAGCGGGTGTTCCCCGCGCGGCCTACCATTTCTACTATTTCTGCCGCCCGGCGGCCGAACAAGCGCGCTGGTTCATCGAGAACGTGCCGAACGAGCGCTCCTCGATGCCGCCCGTGCTCGACATGGAATGGAACCCGCAATCGCCGACCTGCAAGCTGCGTCCGCCTGCCGAGACGGTGCGTTCGGAGATGACCATCTTCCTGCAGATGGTCGAGAAGCACTACGGCAAGAAGCCGATCATCTACACCTCCGTCGACTTCTTCGACGACAACAACCTGTCGACCTTCCGCGGCTATCCCTACTGGCTGCGCTCGGTCGCCGGCCATCCCACCAAGAAATACGGAAGCCACCCCTTCACCTTCTGGCAATACACCGGAACCGGGGTCATTCCAGGCATGAAGGGCGATGCCGACATCAACGTTTTCAACGGTACCGAGGCCGCCTGGAACAAGTGGCTGCGTCAGAACACCCGTTGA
- a CDS encoding serine hydrolase domain-containing protein, protein MRVIGKIFKWLLWLIVVAVIGGAVWLWIAPPVLIRVAANYTAKIVCSNVFLAGRDAGQVLAVDVQAPGHPILKLMMLNVDKSGGTVSAGLLGIFGKGTAVLRPGLGCTDVPDGNVAAAKAISTDIVTPPTVADALWPEGGRVEPSQNPEIAKILDDAGLTGPGMRAVVVAQNGRILGERYGAGFSENTPLLGWSMTKSVNAAIVGTLVKEGKLAITDQGLFADWKADKRAAVTLADMMAMSSGLEFNEDYGAVTDVTRMLYQQGNMADFASNKPLTGEPGKVYSYSSGTAVMLSRIWQNTFADPKQALAWPRQKLFQPIGMNSAVLETDQHGTFVGSSYLYATARDWARFGQFLLQDGAWNGQQILPDGFVSWMREPAPASKNVYTRGQLWIEAPGNENDPGATARAGVPADTYWLEGHDGQTVAVVPSQKLVVVRLGLTPFKLGYRPQNLTAALAKVLK, encoded by the coding sequence ATGCGTGTCATCGGCAAGATTTTCAAATGGCTGCTCTGGCTGATCGTCGTCGCCGTTATCGGCGGGGCGGTCTGGCTGTGGATCGCGCCGCCGGTCTTGATCCGGGTCGCCGCCAACTACACGGCCAAGATCGTCTGCTCGAACGTCTTCCTGGCCGGGCGCGATGCCGGGCAGGTTCTGGCGGTGGACGTGCAGGCGCCGGGTCATCCGATCCTCAAGCTGATGATGCTGAATGTCGACAAGAGCGGCGGCACGGTCAGCGCCGGCCTGCTTGGTATCTTCGGCAAGGGGACGGCGGTGCTGCGTCCGGGGCTCGGCTGCACCGACGTGCCCGACGGCAATGTGGCTGCAGCCAAGGCAATCAGCACCGATATCGTCACGCCGCCGACGGTGGCCGACGCGCTGTGGCCGGAAGGCGGCCGTGTCGAGCCCTCGCAAAACCCGGAGATTGCGAAAATCCTTGACGATGCGGGTCTGACCGGTCCGGGCATGCGCGCCGTCGTGGTGGCCCAGAACGGCCGCATCCTCGGCGAGCGCTACGGTGCCGGTTTCTCCGAAAACACGCCGCTGCTCGGCTGGTCGATGACCAAATCGGTCAACGCCGCGATCGTCGGCACGCTGGTCAAGGAAGGCAAGCTTGCCATCACCGACCAGGGCCTGTTCGCCGACTGGAAGGCCGACAAGCGTGCCGCGGTCACGCTGGCCGACATGATGGCAATGTCGAGCGGGCTGGAGTTCAACGAAGACTATGGCGCGGTCACCGACGTGACACGCATGCTCTACCAGCAAGGCAACATGGCCGATTTCGCCTCCAACAAGCCGCTGACGGGAGAGCCCGGCAAGGTCTATTCCTATTCGAGCGGCACGGCGGTGATGCTGTCGCGCATCTGGCAAAACACCTTCGCCGACCCGAAGCAGGCGCTGGCATGGCCGCGCCAGAAGCTGTTCCAGCCGATCGGCATGAACAGCGCGGTGCTGGAGACAGACCAGCACGGAACCTTCGTCGGCTCGTCCTATCTTTACGCCACGGCGCGTGACTGGGCACGCTTCGGCCAGTTCCTGTTGCAGGACGGCGCCTGGAACGGCCAGCAGATCCTCCCCGACGGCTTCGTATCGTGGATGCGCGAGCCGGCGCCAGCCTCCAAGAATGTCTATACGCGAGGCCAATTGTGGATCGAGGCGCCCGGCAACGAGAACGACCCCGGCGCTACCGCCCGGGCCGGCGTGCCGGCGGACACCTATTGGCTCGAAGGGCATGACGGACAGACCGTCGCGGTCGTGCCGTCGCAGAAGCTGGTCGTCGTGCGGCTGGGGCTGACGCCGTTCAAGCTCGGCTACCGGCCGCAGAACCTGACGGCGGCGCTGGCAAAGGTGCTGAAGTAA